From the genome of Psychrilyobacter atlanticus DSM 19335, one region includes:
- a CDS encoding S66 family peptidase produces MIIPEKLKNNDEIRIIAPSRSLKLISEECRDYANRCFAEMGLKVTFSKNCEISDDFMSSSIEERIEDLHEAFADKNVKCILTVIGGFNSNQLLRYIDYDLIKSNPKILCGYSDITALSNAIYSKTGLVTYSGPHYSTFGMKKGIDYTIEYFKRCLFSKDEYKIEPSKMWSDDLWFLEQEERNFYKNSGYKSLGSGRVEGKIIGGNLCTLNLLQGTEFMPDLTETLLFIEDDGMTSPEIFDRDLQSLIHQPNFEKVRGIVFGRFQIESKMEEKLFEKIISTKAELKNMPIIYNADFGHTTPHITFPVGGYGEISSGEKIEIIIKKH; encoded by the coding sequence ATGATAATACCAGAGAAATTAAAAAATAACGATGAGATAAGGATAATCGCCCCATCGAGAAGCTTAAAGCTGATAAGTGAAGAGTGCAGAGATTATGCAAACAGATGTTTTGCTGAGATGGGATTAAAGGTAACTTTTTCTAAAAACTGTGAGATAAGTGATGATTTTATGTCCTCATCCATAGAGGAAAGGATAGAAGATCTGCATGAGGCTTTTGCCGATAAAAATGTAAAGTGCATCCTCACCGTAATAGGAGGATTTAATTCAAACCAGCTGTTGAGATACATAGACTACGATCTGATAAAAAGTAACCCTAAAATATTGTGCGGTTATTCGGATATAACAGCTCTTTCCAATGCTATCTATAGTAAGACAGGTTTGGTTACTTATTCCGGACCCCACTATTCCACTTTTGGGATGAAAAAGGGTATTGATTATACTATTGAATATTTTAAAAGGTGTTTGTTTTCAAAAGACGAATATAAGATAGAGCCTTCAAAGATGTGGAGTGACGATCTCTGGTTTTTGGAGCAGGAGGAGAGAAATTTTTATAAGAATAGTGGTTATAAATCCTTGGGAAGTGGAAGGGTAGAGGGGAAAATAATCGGGGGTAATCTATGCACGCTGAACCTCCTACAGGGAACAGAATTTATGCCGGATTTAACGGAGACACTACTCTTTATAGAGGATGATGGGATGACTTCACCTGAAATTTTTGACAGAGATCTACAGTCTCTGATCCATCAGCCAAACTTTGAAAAAGTTAGGGGAATAGTATTCGGGAGATTTCAAATAGAATCAAAGATGGAAGAGAAGTTGTTTGAAAAAATAATAAGCACAAAGGCAGAATTAAAAAATATGCCAATTATTTATAACGCCGATTTTGGACATACTACACCTCACATTACTTTTCCTGTAGGAGGGTATGGAGAGATCTCATCAGGTGAAAAGATAGAGATAATAATTAAAAAGCATTAG
- a CDS encoding GNAT family N-acetyltransferase, which produces MLNIKLIKPNEHYKISFLNYIKEIKKSGSETYELYKDAEEDFKLYIEKLKKIELGVGLPKGWVPSSSYWLIDSRCEVLGVIRIRHRVDNDYLQTIGHIGYEIKMTRRKKGNGSQILKMGLLEASKLGMTNILITCDEKNIGSVRIIEKNKGKLKSSFIDGDTGEKVLQYIIEL; this is translated from the coding sequence ATGTTAAATATTAAATTAATTAAGCCAAATGAACATTATAAAATTTCATTTTTAAACTATATTAAAGAAATAAAAAAAAGTGGTTCAGAAACATATGAATTATATAAGGATGCAGAAGAAGATTTTAAATTATATATAGAAAAATTAAAAAAGATAGAATTAGGGGTTGGATTGCCAAAGGGGTGGGTTCCATCTAGTAGTTACTGGCTTATTGACTCAAGGTGTGAAGTCCTTGGTGTTATAAGAATCCGTCATAGAGTAGATAATGATTATCTGCAAACCATCGGTCATATAGGTTATGAAATTAAAATGACTCGAAGAAAAAAAGGGAATGGAAGTCAAATTTTAAAGATGGGATTATTAGAAGCTAGTAAGCTGGGAATGACTAATATATTGATAACTTGTGATGAGAAAAATATTGGTTCTGTCCGAATAATTGAAAAAAATAAGGGTAAATTAAAATCTTCATTTATAGATGGAGATACAGGTGAGAAAGTATTACAATATATTATTGAATTGTAG
- a CDS encoding EFR1 family ferrodoxin (N-terminal region resembles flavodoxins. C-terminal ferrodoxin region binds two 4Fe-4S clusters.), producing MKIYYFSGSGNSYYIAQKIAKKTKGTLVDIAKIEGTLVLEEKVGVVVPCYAFGVPDIVIKFLKRVEDKSTYSFFILTYAGYYGGTFKQVDNLMSFNYNKGIKMPGSDTVFTSKKSRDEKNEGIYRIADEEVGKIIKEIKTMKENKISRSFEYYLLLPVYKLAMWYFRGAKRGFKTNEKCTLCGFCEKICPVGNIKVGDKVVWSNHCEGCLRCINYCPFEAIEYKKYTRGKLRFKNKRIDISEI from the coding sequence ATGAAGATATATTATTTCAGCGGATCGGGAAACTCCTACTACATAGCCCAGAAGATAGCTAAAAAAACTAAAGGAACATTGGTAGATATAGCAAAAATAGAAGGGACCCTAGTTTTAGAGGAGAAGGTAGGAGTTGTAGTTCCCTGCTATGCCTTTGGAGTACCGGATATAGTGATTAAATTTTTAAAAAGAGTTGAAGATAAATCTACATATTCTTTTTTTATCCTCACATATGCTGGTTATTATGGAGGAACATTCAAACAGGTAGATAATCTGATGTCATTTAACTACAATAAAGGAATCAAGATGCCAGGGTCAGATACGGTATTTACCAGTAAAAAAAGTAGAGATGAAAAAAATGAGGGAATTTACAGGATAGCAGATGAAGAGGTCGGGAAAATTATAAAAGAGATAAAAACTATGAAAGAGAATAAGATAAGCAGGAGCTTTGAATATTACCTGTTGTTGCCTGTATATAAATTAGCTATGTGGTATTTTAGAGGAGCCAAAAGAGGGTTTAAAACCAATGAAAAATGTACTCTGTGTGGGTTCTGTGAAAAAATCTGTCCGGTAGGGAATATAAAGGTAGGAGATAAAGTTGTTTGGAGTAATCACTGTGAAGGATGCCTCAGATGCATTAACTATTGTCCCTTTGAAGCCATAGAATATAAAAAATATACAAGGGGAAAGTTAAGATTTAAAAATAAAAGGATAGATATAAGTGAAATATAG
- a CDS encoding GNAT family N-acetyltransferase: MNIRKGTIEDVEEVYKLYKEVSQIEGGIARFEDEVTREYVEGFIKSALNDGIFIVAEKNGNIVGEIHGYKIGIKVFDHILSNITIVVSPDFWGEGIGKKIFMKLIEDSKKVEGISRIELVAMGSNKKALKFYEGLGFEVEGKMKNRIKNSKGEFEVGVMMGMIF; this comes from the coding sequence ATGAATATTAGAAAAGGGACGATAGAGGATGTAGAGGAAGTCTATAAACTATATAAAGAAGTCTCTCAAATAGAAGGGGGAATAGCCAGGTTTGAGGATGAAGTTACTAGAGAATATGTGGAAGGATTTATAAAGAGTGCGTTGAATGATGGTATTTTTATAGTGGCAGAAAAAAACGGGAATATAGTAGGAGAGATCCACGGATATAAGATAGGAATTAAAGTGTTTGACCATATATTGTCAAATATAACCATAGTTGTATCTCCTGATTTTTGGGGGGAAGGGATAGGGAAGAAAATATTTATGAAGTTAATAGAGGACAGTAAAAAGGTAGAAGGAATTTCGAGGATAGAATTAGTTGCTATGGGCAGCAATAAAAAAGCTTTAAAATTTTATGAAGGTTTAGGTTTTGAAGTAGAGGGAAAGATGAAGAATAGGATTAAAAACTCCAAGGGGGAGTTTGAAGTTGGAGTTATGATGGGAATGATATTTTAA
- a CDS encoding DEAD/DEAH box helicase, translating into MLFNELNLIEPLLEAVKKRGYIEATPIQEQAIPLIMDGRDIIGSSQTGTGKTAAFALPILQKIALDGKTKDLTALILAPTRELALQIEESVHSYGKNTRVTSAVIFGGVSPIKQIHKLKTGPNIIVATPGRLLDLISKGYLNLELVDQLVIDEADRMLDMGMIHEVRKIISKLPEERQTMLFSATMPDEIKDLVKTALIDPVDISVSPTSSTVDTVNQSIYLVDKGDKPALLLHVLKKQKVSSAIIFARTKFRANDINEMLLEAGYKSDVIHGERSQSARQRTIRDLKSGNIQILVATDLASRGLDIDDLSHVINYDLTSIPETYVHRIGRTGRAGSEGISISFCDVEEKRFLRTIQKTIDRTIYVEKDHPYHLRDTKPSFGDLQTAREERNKKKYDFKGTSTGRKKPSRRGKKGPSRKPKSIKKGN; encoded by the coding sequence ATGTTATTTAATGAATTAAATTTAATTGAACCATTATTAGAAGCCGTTAAAAAAAGGGGCTATATAGAGGCTACACCTATACAGGAGCAGGCTATCCCGCTTATTATGGATGGTAGAGATATCATAGGCTCTTCCCAGACGGGAACAGGTAAAACAGCAGCCTTTGCCCTTCCAATACTACAGAAAATTGCTTTAGATGGTAAGACAAAAGATCTGACAGCATTGATCTTAGCTCCTACCAGAGAATTGGCACTCCAAATAGAAGAAAGTGTACATTCATATGGGAAAAATACCAGAGTTACCAGTGCTGTAATTTTTGGAGGAGTTTCACCTATAAAGCAGATCCACAAACTTAAAACAGGACCAAACATCATCGTAGCTACCCCTGGTAGATTACTTGATTTAATTTCAAAAGGTTACCTTAACTTAGAGTTAGTAGACCAATTAGTAATCGATGAGGCAGACCGTATGCTAGATATGGGTATGATCCACGAAGTTCGTAAGATCATCTCAAAATTACCAGAAGAAAGACAGACTATGCTTTTTTCTGCTACCATGCCAGATGAGATAAAAGACCTGGTAAAAACTGCATTGATTGACCCGGTAGATATCTCAGTATCTCCTACATCTTCTACTGTAGATACTGTTAACCAAAGTATATATTTAGTAGACAAGGGAGATAAGCCGGCACTTCTACTTCATGTTTTAAAAAAACAGAAGGTAAGTTCTGCTATCATCTTTGCTAGAACAAAATTTAGAGCAAACGATATCAATGAGATGTTATTAGAAGCAGGATATAAATCAGACGTTATCCATGGAGAAAGATCTCAGTCTGCTAGACAGAGAACTATCAGAGATCTAAAGAGTGGAAATATTCAGATCTTAGTAGCTACAGACTTAGCTTCTAGAGGTTTAGATATCGATGACCTATCTCACGTTATAAACTACGATCTTACCAGTATTCCTGAGACATATGTACATAGAATTGGTAGAACAGGTAGAGCAGGAAGTGAAGGGATTTCGATCTCATTCTGTGATGTTGAAGAAAAAAGATTCCTTAGAACTATCCAAAAAACTATAGACAGAACTATCTATGTGGAGAAGGATCACCCTTACCACCTTAGAGATACAAAGCCTTCTTTCGGTGACTTACAGACCGCTAGAGAAGAGAGAAATAAGAAAAAGTATGACTTTAAAGGTACTTCTACAGGGAGAAAAAAACCAAGTAGAAGAGGTAAAAAAGGTCCTTCTAGAAAACCTAAAAGTATAAAAAAAGGAAATTAA
- a CDS encoding GNAT family N-acetyltransferase yields the protein MNIREIKEKDAELFSNLLLELDNETKFMMLEPGERKNDPEVTKSIIKRKLEDSFMYVAEEEDKLVGFLTGQRGSANRIKHTAYIVIGILGGHHRKGIGRKLFEELEKWSGKNNIKRLELTVMTHNEKAVNLYKKMGFKIEGLKEHSILMDGKFIDEYYMGKIL from the coding sequence ATGAATATCAGAGAAATAAAAGAAAAAGATGCGGAATTATTTTCAAATTTATTGCTGGAATTAGATAATGAAACCAAATTCATGATGCTGGAGCCGGGAGAAAGAAAAAATGATCCTGAGGTAACAAAATCAATAATTAAAAGGAAACTTGAAGATTCCTTTATGTATGTTGCAGAGGAGGAGGATAAATTAGTCGGATTTTTAACTGGTCAAAGGGGAAGTGCCAACAGGATAAAACATACTGCCTATATAGTTATTGGGATCCTAGGTGGTCATCATAGAAAAGGAATAGGGAGGAAACTTTTTGAGGAACTGGAAAAGTGGTCTGGAAAAAACAACATCAAAAGACTTGAATTGACTGTAATGACCCACAATGAAAAAGCGGTTAACTTGTATAAGAAGATGGGATTTAAAATAGAGGGACTCAAGGAACACAGTATCTTAATGGATGGGAAATTTATAGATGAATATTATATGGGAAAAATACTATAA
- a CDS encoding HD domain-containing protein, which yields MLEYKEILEILEEVAEKNEKNLKMILEEKLNERERKVFKWLFKEYEDLSKRRWFDPHHIIFSTNFALSLVEEENLDRLIVTAIILHDIGYFAIADKKNWINSNSRIIHMQEGAALASKILYEHGFNPKEVEKVVGMIAVHDNPYIGIPIIGDDRLGLRDCDRAWVMHPLSFYKDLSETGRNYENPKELLLDRVVQFYSHEHPFDRSEWKIDLQELKDNGMYIEKPAYEFTKQYIEKQFKVRIMENNDMELLSNRELFTKYLEENIINSMKGKI from the coding sequence ATGCTGGAATATAAAGAAATTTTAGAGATACTGGAAGAAGTTGCAGAAAAAAATGAAAAGAATTTAAAGATGATTTTAGAAGAAAAATTAAACGAAAGGGAAAGAAAAGTTTTTAAGTGGTTGTTTAAGGAATATGAGGATCTTTCAAAGAGGCGTTGGTTTGATCCCCACCATATAATATTTTCAACAAATTTTGCCCTGAGTTTAGTCGAGGAAGAAAATCTTGATAGGCTGATAGTGACAGCAATAATATTACACGATATTGGTTATTTTGCTATAGCAGATAAAAAAAATTGGATCAATTCAAATAGCAGAATTATTCATATGCAGGAAGGAGCGGCGTTAGCATCTAAAATTTTATATGAACATGGATTTAACCCAAAAGAGGTAGAAAAGGTTGTGGGGATGATAGCTGTTCATGATAATCCATATATTGGGATACCGATTATAGGTGATGACAGACTTGGTTTAAGAGATTGTGACAGGGCCTGGGTAATGCATCCCCTCTCTTTTTATAAAGATCTGAGTGAAACAGGGAGAAATTATGAAAATCCAAAGGAGTTATTGTTAGATAGAGTTGTTCAATTTTATTCCCATGAGCATCCATTTGACAGATCGGAGTGGAAGATAGATCTACAGGAATTAAAAGATAATGGGATGTATATTGAGAAGCCTGCTTATGAATTTACAAAACAATATATAGAAAAACAATTTAAGGTTAGGATAATGGAGAATAACGACATGGAGTTATTAAGTAATAGAGAGTTGTTCACAAAATATTTAGAAGAAAATATTATAAATTCAATGAAGGGGAAGATATGA
- a CDS encoding class I SAM-dependent methyltransferase gives MGKNQNVYDNEIFFEGYKGIREQENNYNKLQEQPAIKSLLPDLKGKRVLDLGCGYGESCSYFIEKGAEKVVGIDISKKMLEVAEKENSHENIEYLEKSMDNIENLSEKFDLIYSSLALHYIENFKKLLMDINSLLREDGLFIYSQEHPLSTAHGNGRRWTRDENGVAVHYNLANYMKSGKRETMWFIDGVIKYHRTFSEIINTVNECGFQIEKILEPLPSEEDIKLIPKMVQDFHKPNFLVIKAGKK, from the coding sequence ATGGGAAAGAATCAAAATGTTTATGACAATGAAATATTTTTTGAAGGGTACAAGGGGATCAGAGAACAGGAAAATAATTATAATAAGTTACAGGAACAGCCTGCAATAAAAAGTTTACTACCGGATCTAAAAGGAAAACGAGTATTGGATTTAGGCTGCGGTTATGGGGAAAGCTGCAGTTACTTTATAGAGAAAGGAGCAGAAAAAGTTGTAGGTATCGATATCTCCAAAAAAATGTTAGAAGTTGCAGAAAAAGAAAACTCCCATGAAAATATCGAATATTTAGAAAAGAGTATGGATAATATAGAAAACCTGTCGGAGAAATTTGATCTGATATACAGTTCTCTGGCACTTCACTATATAGAGAATTTTAAAAAATTATTGATGGATATAAATAGTCTCCTGAGGGAAGATGGGCTATTTATATATTCTCAAGAGCATCCCTTGAGTACTGCACATGGGAATGGTCGGAGATGGACCAGGGATGAGAATGGAGTGGCAGTCCACTATAACCTTGCTAACTATATGAAGAGTGGTAAGAGGGAAACAATGTGGTTTATTGACGGTGTTATTAAATATCACAGGACCTTTTCTGAGATAATAAATACAGTGAATGAATGTGGATTTCAAATAGAGAAAATTTTGGAACCGCTACCCAGTGAAGAGGATATAAAACTTATTCCAAAGATGGTACAGGATTTTCATAAGCCTAATTTTTTAGTTATAAAGGCAGGGAAAAAATAA
- a CDS encoding HAD family hydrolase translates to MKYKYILFDLDGTLTDPGVGITKAVQYALKKNNIVEESLGTLEKFIGPPLKDSFVEFYSFDEKMVSDSIQYFREYFRKNGIFENEVYSGIRDLLGELKNRDCKIAVATSKPTVFANTVLKHFGMMEYFDLVVGSNLDGTLGNKAEIINCVIENLKIKNLKETIMIGDRKYDVIGAEKNNIDSIGVLYGYGSLEELEAASPTYIVDSISQLYKLLT, encoded by the coding sequence ATGAAGTATAAATATATTTTATTTGATCTAGATGGGACTCTTACAGATCCGGGAGTAGGGATAACGAAAGCAGTACAATATGCATTAAAAAAAAATAATATAGTAGAAGAATCATTGGGCACTCTGGAAAAATTTATAGGGCCTCCATTAAAAGATTCTTTTGTGGAGTTTTATTCCTTCGATGAAAAGATGGTTTCAGATTCAATCCAATATTTTAGGGAATATTTCAGGAAAAATGGAATATTTGAAAATGAAGTGTATTCTGGGATCCGAGACCTGCTGGGTGAATTAAAAAACAGAGATTGTAAAATTGCAGTAGCAACATCTAAGCCCACAGTATTTGCCAATACCGTTTTAAAGCATTTTGGAATGATGGAATATTTTGATCTGGTAGTGGGGAGTAATTTAGATGGAACCCTTGGAAATAAAGCAGAGATAATTAATTGTGTAATTGAGAATCTAAAGATAAAAAACTTGAAAGAAACCATTATGATAGGTGACAGAAAATATGATGTTATTGGAGCAGAAAAAAACAATATAGATTCAATAGGAGTCCTATACGGATATGGCAGTTTAGAAGAATTAGAAGCGGCCAGTCCGACATATATTGTAGATTCTATAAGTCAGTTGTATAAATTACTGACTTAG
- a CDS encoding radical SAM protein has translation MKISKQEALEWFEYLADIPVDAKEVFEEYEDIIRSTQRQIERSYMNEIAEIQSKIDGLKDMRGRTYYVGKKEKFPPGCISCLFGDGLGGIRKTHTCNLTCEFCYYHDSLDSVDPIPQDMWDIGEELYEPEDIDLLLSIQKKPSGIAYVYLEPFMEIEKYYSVVKKFSDAGVHQHMYTNGTLCTDDNLKKLAEAGLDEIRFNLNASDTSDQVIEAMRTARKYFKWVGIETPMTPKFYEDFMAKKEEILSIGLDYMNCAELHLGTDNLNNYMGENFYTYRNGYLSPLWSRKVTLKFMETAVKENWDILIHDCSNHTKYAREINKMKNSGQFGSHTYISEFDRPLIAAFLPILENENFKFLDSTPLPAKYKLENCKEFIEEILEDFSFDDEIYEGFEG, from the coding sequence ATGAAAATAAGTAAGCAAGAAGCATTGGAATGGTTTGAATATTTAGCAGACATTCCTGTAGATGCAAAGGAAGTTTTTGAGGAGTATGAGGATATAATCAGATCTACCCAAAGACAGATCGAGAGATCATACATGAATGAGATAGCTGAGATCCAAAGTAAGATAGATGGATTAAAAGATATGAGAGGACGTACATACTATGTAGGGAAGAAGGAGAAATTCCCTCCAGGATGTATTTCTTGCCTATTCGGTGACGGACTTGGAGGAATCAGAAAAACCCATACCTGTAACCTTACATGTGAGTTCTGTTACTACCACGATTCACTGGATTCAGTAGATCCTATCCCTCAGGATATGTGGGATATTGGAGAAGAACTATATGAACCTGAAGATATCGATTTATTGTTATCTATTCAGAAGAAACCATCTGGAATTGCCTATGTATACCTAGAACCATTTATGGAGATAGAAAAATACTATAGTGTCGTAAAAAAATTCTCTGATGCAGGTGTTCACCAGCATATGTATACCAATGGTACCCTTTGTACAGACGATAATCTAAAAAAATTAGCTGAAGCTGGACTGGACGAGATCAGATTTAACCTGAATGCCTCTGATACCAGTGATCAGGTTATAGAAGCTATGAGAACTGCCCGTAAGTATTTTAAATGGGTAGGGATAGAAACTCCTATGACTCCTAAATTCTATGAGGATTTCATGGCTAAAAAGGAGGAGATCCTTTCTATCGGTTTAGATTATATGAACTGTGCCGAACTCCACCTGGGAACAGACAACTTGAATAACTATATGGGAGAAAACTTCTATACATATAGAAACGGATACCTTTCACCTCTTTGGTCTAGAAAGGTAACTCTTAAATTTATGGAAACTGCCGTAAAAGAAAATTGGGATATACTGATTCATGACTGTTCTAACCATACTAAGTATGCCAGAGAGATCAATAAGATGAAAAACAGTGGTCAATTTGGATCTCATACTTATATCAGTGAGTTTGACAGACCCCTTATTGCTGCATTTTTACCTATCTTAGAGAATGAGAATTTTAAATTTTTAGATTCTACTCCCCTGCCGGCTAAATATAAGCTGGAAAACTGCAAAGAATTTATAGAGGAGATCTTAGAAGATTTTTCTTTTGATGATGAGATCTATGAAGGATTTGAAGGATAA
- a CDS encoding CPBP family intramembrane glutamic endopeptidase → MENQTRESKFELSVLGAVWTVVFYSIIVGVIMIVLWTPFSLIIDSIYSTYSFENIENVKAVMNLVGNTILKIIIIVLAVKKAKRMSDNNFRIKYMGKLNCKLLISVIFLIIGYYFFYQSSIGIITDKIPLPEWLKEIEREMELHPYITFVSMAIVAPIFEEFFMRGVILTGLLNRYNPKKAIIVSALIFGIWHFNIVQSVNTTLIGLVLGIIYYKTNSLILCITLHMTNNIFAGIMGEAKEYMGYSPTIISFLIGMMIFIGSGVLFFRYLRESDENLKINKLSKKGEV, encoded by the coding sequence ATGGAAAATCAAACTAGGGAAAGTAAATTTGAACTATCTGTTTTAGGAGCTGTGTGGACTGTAGTATTTTACAGTATTATTGTCGGGGTTATCATGATAGTGTTATGGACTCCTTTTAGCCTTATAATTGATAGTATTTACAGTACATATTCTTTTGAAAACATTGAAAATGTTAAAGCAGTTATGAATTTAGTAGGGAATACTATTTTAAAGATCATAATAATAGTATTAGCTGTAAAAAAAGCTAAAAGAATGAGTGATAATAATTTTAGGATAAAATATATGGGAAAATTAAACTGTAAATTATTGATATCTGTTATCTTCTTAATAATAGGATACTATTTTTTTTACCAGAGTTCTATTGGGATAATAACAGATAAGATCCCCCTTCCTGAATGGTTAAAAGAGATAGAAAGAGAGATGGAGCTTCATCCCTATATTACATTTGTTTCTATGGCGATAGTAGCACCTATTTTTGAAGAATTTTTTATGAGGGGAGTTATTTTAACAGGGTTATTAAATAGATATAACCCCAAGAAAGCTATAATTGTCTCTGCATTGATTTTCGGGATATGGCATTTTAATATTGTGCAATCTGTCAATACAACATTGATAGGGTTGGTCTTAGGAATTATCTATTATAAAACTAACTCATTGATCTTGTGTATTACTTTGCATATGACTAACAATATATTTGCTGGGATTATGGGGGAAGCGAAAGAATATATGGGATATTCTCCTACTATCATTTCATTTTTAATAGGAATGATGATATTTATAGGTTCAGGAGTATTATTTTTTCGATATCTCAGGGAATCGGATGAAAATTTAAAAATAAATAAATTAAGTAAAAAAGGGGAGGTTTAG
- the zupT gene encoding zinc transporter ZupT, producing MHENFYIAFGLTLFAGLATGIGSALAFFTKQTNKKFLSLALGFSAGVMIYVSFVEIFVKAKIFLVADLGVVKGTWVTVVSFFGGVFLIAVIDKLVPSFENPHELKEIEEISEITELEDDLGKMEKGHKSTGEHHEFNHAMMRMGMFSALAIGIHNFPEGLATFVAALKDPSLGVPIAVAIAIHNIPEGIAVSVPIYFATGNKKKAFFYSFLSGLAEPVGALVGYLILMPFLSDTVFGIIFAGIAGIMVFISLDELLPAAQKYGEHHLSIYGLISGMGVMAISLLLFI from the coding sequence ATGCATGAAAATTTTTACATCGCTTTTGGCCTCACCTTGTTCGCAGGATTAGCCACAGGGATAGGTAGTGCACTAGCTTTTTTTACAAAACAAACGAATAAAAAATTCCTATCTTTAGCCCTTGGATTCTCGGCCGGAGTAATGATCTACGTATCCTTTGTAGAGATCTTCGTCAAGGCCAAGATATTTTTAGTCGCAGATTTAGGGGTAGTAAAAGGAACCTGGGTTACTGTAGTTTCGTTCTTTGGAGGAGTATTTCTCATAGCCGTTATCGACAAATTGGTTCCGTCTTTTGAAAACCCCCACGAATTAAAGGAAATTGAGGAGATCAGTGAAATTACTGAATTAGAAGATGACTTGGGAAAGATGGAAAAAGGCCATAAGAGTACAGGAGAACATCATGAATTTAATCATGCCATGATGAGGATGGGTATGTTCTCTGCTCTTGCCATAGGGATACATAATTTCCCTGAAGGACTGGCTACCTTTGTAGCAGCATTAAAAGATCCTTCATTGGGAGTTCCCATTGCAGTTGCCATCGCTATCCATAATATACCAGAGGGAATAGCCGTTTCAGTTCCTATCTATTTCGCCACAGGAAACAAAAAGAAAGCGTTTTTTTATTCCTTTCTTTCCGGACTGGCTGAACCTGTAGGAGCCTTGGTAGGTTATTTGATCCTGATGCCGTTTCTATCCGATACAGTCTTTGGGATTATATTTGCCGGCATAGCAGGTATCATGGTCTTTATATCCTTGGATGAACTTCTCCCGGCAGCACAAAAATACGGAGAGCATCACCTCTCTATCTATGGACTGATAAGCGGTATGGGAGTCATGGCCATCAGTTTATTATTATTTATTTAA
- a CDS encoding CPBP family intramembrane glutamic endopeptidase: MENQAREGKFELSVLGAVWMVVFYSFVVTFIIGMLWASFSLIIDFKITENIQVIIDLLRSTIMDIIIIVLALKKVKKISNGNFKLKYLDKFNYKLLFSAMFLIGGYYLFYESSIGRIMEKVPVPQFIEEGFEEMFLHPYDAFIFAVIKAPIFEEIFMRGIVLGGLLNRYSPKKAIIASALIFGAWHFNIPQFVDATLGGLILGMIYYKTNSLFLCIAAHMTNNTISVIMEYTEHSFNAITFFIGVIIFVGSTMLFFRYLKELNEKLEVNKLYKNQEVL; the protein is encoded by the coding sequence ATGGAAAATCAAGCTAGGGAAGGTAAATTTGAGTTATCTGTTTTAGGAGCTGTATGGATGGTAGTATTTTATAGTTTCGTAGTTACTTTTATTATAGGAATGTTATGGGCTTCTTTCAGTCTTATAATTGATTTTAAAATAACAGAAAATATTCAAGTAATTATAGATTTATTGAGAAGTACTATTATGGATATCATAATAATAGTATTAGCTTTAAAAAAAGTTAAAAAGATAAGTAATGGGAATTTTAAACTGAAATATCTGGATAAATTTAACTATAAATTATTGTTTTCTGCTATGTTCTTGATTGGAGGATATTATTTATTCTATGAAAGTTCAATAGGGAGAATTATGGAAAAAGTTCCAGTACCCCAATTTATAGAAGAAGGGTTTGAAGAAATGTTCTTACATCCCTATGACGCTTTTATATTTGCAGTAATAAAAGCACCTATCTTTGAAGAGATTTTTATGAGGGGAATCGTCCTGGGAGGTTTATTGAATAGATATAGTCCTAAGAAAGCTATAATTGCCTCTGCACTGATATTTGGAGCATGGCATTTTAATATTCCACAGTTTGTTGATGCAACATTGGGAGGATTGATTTTAGGGATGATCTATTATAAAACTAATTCTTTGTTTCTCTGTATTGCTGCACATATGACCAATAATACTATATCTGTGATTATGGAATATACAGAGCATTCTTTTAATGCGATAACTTTTTTTATAGGAGTAATAATATTCGTAGGTTCAACTATGTTATTTTTTCGATACCTCAAGGAATTGAATGAAAAATTAGAAGTAAATAAATTATATAAAAATCAGGAGGTACTATGA